From the Clostridium cagae genome, the window ACACTATTCAGTGGTACTCTTATTTCACCTGTTGCTGCTGCATTAAACTTACATCCAAATGACTGTTCATGTTCTTCAGGTTTTGAAACAACCACTGCATCTACATATATTCCTGGTATTTTTACAAGACGTGGATCTATAGTTCCACTTTCAACTATTTTTTCAACTTGAACTATTACCTTTCCACCACTGTTTTTACAAGCCTGGGCAATTGATGTATCTTCAAGTGTTGCTATCTCTCTTTCTAAAGAAATATTACCATCTGAGTCTGCAAAAGATCCTCTTAAAAAGCATATATTTATAGGAAAAGATTTATATAATAGTTTTTCTTTCCCTTCTATATTTATTATTTTAACAATATCTTCTTTTGTTTTTTCATTTAATTTTCCACCGCTAACTCTTGGATCTACAAATGTATTTAATCCAACATGAGTTATTGTTCCAACTCTTTTGCCAGCGATATCTCTAAATAATTGAGAAATTGTTCCTTGTGGTAAGTTATATGCTTCTATTTTATTTTCAACTGCTAATTTTCCAAGTTTAGGTGCAAGATTCCAATGTCCAGCAATAACTCTTTTAAGCATTCCTTCATGTGCATAGTGATCTGATCCTTTTCCTTTTCCATCACCTTGACCTGCTGCATGAACTAAAGTTATATTTTTAGGATGTCCTGTTTCAAGAAATCTTTTTTCTAGTGATTTATTAAGTGTCTCAGGTGCACAACTTCCTACAAATCCACCCGTAGCCAAAACATCTTCATCATTAATTAGTTTTACTGCTTCCTCTCCAGTCAAAACCTTTACTTTACTCATTTATATCAACCCCTAAAATTAATTAATGTCCTAGTAGTCTTTAATTAATCTGTCAGTACAATTGCCTTTTTAACATCCTTTAAATGAAGATTTTCTTTTTTCAACAAAAGCTGTCATGCCTTCTGTTTGATCTTCTGTTGAAAAACATAAACCAAATAAATTAGCTTCAAAAGCATAAGCTGATTCAGTATCCATATTTAATCCATTATTTATAGATGATTTTGCTAAACTTACAGCATACATTCCTTTTTGCATTATTTTATTTGCTAGTTCCATTGCTTTACCCATCAATTCATCTTTTTCATATATTTTATTAACAAGCCCTATTCTATAAGCTTCATTAGCATCTATCATATCAGTTGTAAAAATAAGCTCTTTTGCAATACCTTTACCAACCAATCTAGGAAGCCTTTGAGTTCCTGCAAACCCTGGAATTATTCCTAATCCAACTTCTGGTTGTCCAAATTTGGCATTTGATGACGCTAATCTTATATCACAAGCCATTGACAATTCACAGCCTCCTCCTAGAGCGTAACCGTTTACTGCTGCTATAACAACTTGTGGCATATTTTCAATATTTGAAAATACTTTTTGAGCAAGCATTGCCATTTCTCTTCCTTCAATAGCAGTTTTTTCTTTCATTTCAGTTATATCTGCCCCAGCAACAAAAGATTTTTCTCCAGCTCCTGTTATAATTACAGTATAAATATCTTTTCTTCCTGATATCTCATTTATCACTTGTCCCAATTCTTGTAATGTTGCTGTATTCAATGCATTAAGTGCCTTTGGTCTATTTATTATCACCTCTGCTATACCACTTTTTTCGTTAAAAATAATATTTTCCATTTTGATTTCCTCCCTAAATTTTAATTATATAATTTACTAAACATCTTTACTCAATATTCTCTAATTAATTTCATATTACTTATTGTAATTATTTTACATATTTTAATAATAATTCTAATTATTTAGTTTGTCAACAAGTAATTTGTATATAAACCATTTCTATACAAATTATTTTTTATAAAGTTATTATAGATATGCTTAGAAGATTTATAATAACTTTATAACTTATATTTAATAATTGTCTTATTTTCATACTAAAGAAAATATGGATGCTTTCTTATATTAATTTAATTAACAAAAACTGCATAAAAAAATAAGATAGACATCAACATGTCCATCTTATTTATATATTTTTTATATTAAATAAATACTATATTTAAAAACTTAGTTTTATAATTTATCTATTAATATAAAATTACTTTATATTAAGCCTTCCATAGATGTATCTTTAAGCAGCTTTTTAATTATTGTTTCCGCTGGTAATGGTCGACCACTATTTAATGTCTTTACTGCATTAGCTATAACTCTTATATCATATTGTGATGGATGAACTTCTGGTACTTTTTTATTTAAGTTAAGTAGTTTATAAGTAGCCATAACTGCAGAACGTATAGAATATTCAACCGTAAATACACAATCACCAGGTACTTCTGCAAACTGACCTAAAAATGCTAAGTTCTTTGATCCTTCTGGAACAACATTTGGACGATCCCCTTTTACTCTTGGCATAAATTGTGCAGTAATATATGGCATCATTGCAGGTATTACTTTATCAGTTTTTAATATTTCTGGTATGTCTTTTTCAAGTCCTAAATGATAAAGAAGTTCTTTAAGGAGTTCTTCACCTGTACATTCTGTCATTTTCTTTTTAATATAGTTACCTTCATTATCTAAAAGTAATCCATATGCCCATAGTACAATAACATCATCTGGTTGATCTGGAAAGTGTGGTTGACGATTACATGTGACACTTAATAACCAGTTTGAATCTGTCATTGTGATAATGCCACCTGTAACTGTTTTACCTGAATGAGGTTCATTTCCACTTAATTCACGAATTTTATCTACTAATTTAGAATCTTTACATGTTATTGTGAAAGATTCCCACTTTGAACGCTCTACATCACCGCAGAATACCTCAGGATGTCCAAATGCAGGATCTTTTTCTGATATATTCTTCCACAGTCTCCAAACACCACCTAGATCTTTTCTTAATTTAGGAACAGTTTTATTATCTGCATAATCAGAACATTCTGTCATAGATCCATTAGTAACCATAACAATATCTGTAGATCTTATATTAATAACTTGTTCTTTATTATCATGAATAAGATGAATTCCTGTAACTGTTTTTTCTTTATCTTTAATATCAATATCTAAATCTATAACTTGTGTACCATAATGAAATTTAACACCTTTGCTTTCTAAGTGCTTTGAAAGTGGTAATATAAATGAATCATACTGATTATATTTAGGGAAAACAAGTCCCTTCATTTTATTAAATCCAGGAAGTAAATGAATGAAACGATGCATGTAACGTTTCATCTCTACAACACCATGCCAATTTTCAAAGGCAAACATAGATCTCCATAGATACCAGAAGTTAGTATCTAAGAAACTTTCATCAAAAAATTGCTCTACAGTAGTATTTCCAAGTGCATCTTCTGTTGCAAGAAATAATTCTGTTAATCTTTTAGCATGTGCTGGACTAAGCTCCATAGAATCTGAATTTCTCTTTTGACCACAATTATGAATCAATCTACATTTTGATATATTAGGATCATTATCGTTAAGTTCTTTAAATTCATCCAAAACTGAATATCCATAATTTTCTAACGATGGAATATCTGCAAATAGATCCCATGTACATTCATAATGTTCTTCCATCTCCCTACCACCACGAATGATGTAACCTGTTTCTGCATTTCCAGCACCATCCATTGCTCCACCTTCTATATTTAACTCCTCAAAAATAGTAATGTTTTTTCCATCAATGTGACCATCACGAATCAAATAAAAAGCTGCTGCTAGTGAGGCAATTCCTCCACCAACTAAGTATGCCTTTTGCCTTTTAATATTTTGTGGTGGTATAGTGTTATTCCTTTGATAATTTCCCATAACTTCTCATCCTTTCTTATGTCTTAAGAGTCTCTATTGACATTGTATAACTGAAATGTTATTATTTCTATATCCAAAAATTTCCTTAAGAGACATACTGTCTCATTTAATAAACTTTGTGAATTGTTAAGAAAGGCGAATTTATGTCTAGTCTGGTAATTTCAAAAATGACAAAAGAACTTTTTGCAACTTCTTTAAAAAAATATATGAAAAGAAAACCTCTTAATAAAATTACTATTCAAGAGATTTCACAAGATTGTGGTCTTAATCGCCGCACTTTTTATCGTCATTTTAGTGATATTTATGATTTAGTAGGATGGATTTATCAAACAGAAATTGAAAATCACATCAGTCAATATATAGATTTTCCTCATTGGAAAGATGCACTTTTAGATCTTTTTAACTATTTTCTTTTCAATAAAGAAATAAGTCATTTTATTGTTAAATTTTCAGACCATAAATACCTTGAGGACTTTCTTTATGGTGCTATATTAAAATTTGTACAACCAGTTATTCAAAAAGAATCTTACCCTTTAGCATTATCTCAACATAAAAAA encodes:
- a CDS encoding oleate hydratase, translated to MGNYQRNNTIPPQNIKRQKAYLVGGGIASLAAAFYLIRDGHIDGKNITIFEELNIEGGAMDGAGNAETGYIIRGGREMEEHYECTWDLFADIPSLENYGYSVLDEFKELNDNDPNISKCRLIHNCGQKRNSDSMELSPAHAKRLTELFLATEDALGNTTVEQFFDESFLDTNFWYLWRSMFAFENWHGVVEMKRYMHRFIHLLPGFNKMKGLVFPKYNQYDSFILPLSKHLESKGVKFHYGTQVIDLDIDIKDKEKTVTGIHLIHDNKEQVINIRSTDIVMVTNGSMTECSDYADNKTVPKLRKDLGGVWRLWKNISEKDPAFGHPEVFCGDVERSKWESFTITCKDSKLVDKIRELSGNEPHSGKTVTGGIITMTDSNWLLSVTCNRQPHFPDQPDDVIVLWAYGLLLDNEGNYIKKKMTECTGEELLKELLYHLGLEKDIPEILKTDKVIPAMMPYITAQFMPRVKGDRPNVVPEGSKNLAFLGQFAEVPGDCVFTVEYSIRSAVMATYKLLNLNKKVPEVHPSQYDIRVIANAVKTLNSGRPLPAETIIKKLLKDTSMEGLI
- a CDS encoding TetR/AcrR family transcriptional regulator C-terminal domain-containing protein — its product is MSSLVISKMTKELFATSLKKYMKRKPLNKITIQEISQDCGLNRRTFYRHFSDIYDLVGWIYQTEIENHISQYIDFPHWKDALLDLFNYFLFNKEISHFIVKFSDHKYLEDFLYGAILKFVQPVIQKESYPLALSQHKKEFLSNFYALSFTSILIQWINKGMEESPDEIVENISLILKGSINRILDSDYL
- a CDS encoding short-chain-enoyl-CoA hydratase is translated as MENIIFNEKSGIAEVIINRPKALNALNTATLQELGQVINEISGRKDIYTVIITGAGEKSFVAGADITEMKEKTAIEGREMAMLAQKVFSNIENMPQVVIAAVNGYALGGGCELSMACDIRLASSNAKFGQPEVGLGIIPGFAGTQRLPRLVGKGIAKELIFTTDMIDANEAYRIGLVNKIYEKDELMGKAMELANKIMQKGMYAVSLAKSSINNGLNMDTESAYAFEANLFGLCFSTEDQTEGMTAFVEKRKSSFKGC
- a CDS encoding acyl CoA:acetate/3-ketoacid CoA transferase, with protein sequence MSKVKVLTGEEAVKLINDEDVLATGGFVGSCAPETLNKSLEKRFLETGHPKNITLVHAAGQGDGKGKGSDHYAHEGMLKRVIAGHWNLAPKLGKLAVENKIEAYNLPQGTISQLFRDIAGKRVGTITHVGLNTFVDPRVSGGKLNEKTKEDIVKIINIEGKEKLLYKSFPINICFLRGSFADSDGNISLEREIATLEDTSIAQACKNSGGKVIVQVEKIVESGTIDPRLVKIPGIYVDAVVVSKPEEHEQSFGCKFNAAATGEIRVPLNSVDKAPLNERKVIARRAAMELKSDTIVNLGIGIPEVISLVANEEGINEYMTLTVEAGPIGGIPQGGTAFGASINSQAIIDQPYQFDFYDGGGVDIAFLGLAQVDKEGNLNVSKFGTRIAGCGGFINITQNAKKVLFCGTFTAGGLKVDVGDGKLTIRQEGRAKKFMNKVEQITFSGEYAKKINQDVTYITERAIFKLKNDGLYLTEIAPGIDLQKDILDLMDFQPKIDAKLKIMDERIFYDKPMGLNK